The Chryseolinea soli nucleotide sequence GCGGCCATATCCCAGGTTACCGGAATGGTTTCGGGAAATCGGCTGAGCACCAATAAAAAAGCGGTGGCAACCAGTGCCACGGAAACAGTGATACGTTTTAGCATAGCAGTAAAAAACAGCCTGCGCTGTAGATGAGGTTTTTTTGAACACGCAAATTTTCACAGAATGAAATCGCTGCGGTATAGCTCCAAAGAACCATTTGGCGTTTCGTCTGTCCGGTGTCACCGTATGGTTGACGTGAGGCGATTCTTTTCTCCACGGGTAATTTCCAATTTCACGTCATAAAACATTGAAACGGATGAGAACTGCCGAGAAGACCGCACGTGCGTTTTTGGATTTGTTTCCTAAGAAAGAAGAGCGGGAAGCTGTCGCGAATTATACAGCGGAAGCGGATCGCGAGATCATTCTGCAAAAACTCCGGTTTGCCGAAAGCGTTTTCCCCGACCGGGCGTTGACCATGTGCCCGATTTCCCATCCCAACTTGTCTTACTTCAGCGTAAATTGTGAGTACATATTGGGTCACCCACACGAGAAACTGGCCAGCATGCACATTTCAGAGTTCCTTCAACTGGGTCACCCGGACGACATACCGTATGTGCAGCAGTGTTTCGCCTTCATAAAGCGCCTGGAACCGTTCGATCCCACGACGCATCGGTTTTCTATTTATTATCGCTTGCGCAATGCTGCGGGCACGTATTTCTATATCCGGAACGAAAACCTGGCGATACAAACTGAGAATAACGCGTGTTTGTACCTCATGCTTTTTAGCAATATTTCCAAGGAAGAAAAGTTTTATCACGTGAAGCTGGAAGTGAGCCGGAAATCAAAAGGCAAATTCATGCCGGTCTATACTTACAATCCCAAACAGGAAGAGCACCCGATCACGCCGCGTCAAAATGATATCGCGCAGTTGATCGCCAAAGGCTACACCAACCAGGAGATCGCAGAGCAACTGCATGTGAGCATATACACCGTTAAAAATCACAAGCAGTTGCTTTTCAAAAAGGTGAACGTCAAGAATTCTGTCGAGCTGGCACACTACGTGAGAAGCCAACGTTAGTCGACTGTTATATAAGCAAGCTATT carries:
- a CDS encoding LuxR C-terminal-related transcriptional regulator, yielding MRTAEKTARAFLDLFPKKEEREAVANYTAEADREIILQKLRFAESVFPDRALTMCPISHPNLSYFSVNCEYILGHPHEKLASMHISEFLQLGHPDDIPYVQQCFAFIKRLEPFDPTTHRFSIYYRLRNAAGTYFYIRNENLAIQTENNACLYLMLFSNISKEEKFYHVKLEVSRKSKGKFMPVYTYNPKQEEHPITPRQNDIAQLIAKGYTNQEIAEQLHVSIYTVKNHKQLLFKKVNVKNSVELAHYVRSQR